The following coding sequences lie in one Spinacia oleracea cultivar Varoflay chromosome 1, BTI_SOV_V1, whole genome shotgun sequence genomic window:
- the LOC110803894 gene encoding protein BPS1, chloroplastic-like produces MVLFVKKSTKLLRTSNPKLDQSESKALKCFQSYLSESLNRLLSDKRHGSLSLSWFIPCFNFLQEINRAFTKLVKDLDHPFTKWKGDLAEDYLSHSLNILDALNSISSSISHLGNSRLTLCHAVSLIPNSSSSALHHLKPIKPRKIEPGNCKKKGVESFDCDKERAIYEAMVKLKGVNLVVFRVLLCGVSDGSVDHLGLLNSSELEGFDLGFGGNLMVKEIEEVNVTVKEVEDGLIEGRKSSNSKLAAEELKNKLGELENLLEMVNKEVNCLFSEVLARRSELINCLRLCKSNN; encoded by the coding sequence ATGGTATTGTTCGTCAAGAAATCAACCAAACTTCTTAGAACATCGAACCCAAAACTGGATCAATCTGAATCAAAAGCTCTGAAATGTTTCCAATCATACTTATCAGAGAGCCTCAATCGATTGCTCTCTGATAAAAGACATggatcactttctctctcctggtTCATCCCCTGTTTCAATTTCTTACAGGAGATAAACAGAGCATTCACAAAATTGGTGAAAGATTTAGACCACCCATTTACCAAATGGAAGGGAGATTTGGCAGAAGATTATCTTTCACACAGTTTAAACATTTTAGATGCTTTAAATTCAATCAGTTCATCCATTTCTCATCTGGGTAACTCTCGACTCACTCTCTGTCATGCGGTGAGTTTAATCCCTAATTCGTCTTCTTCAGCTCTTCATCACTTGAAACCAATCAAACCCAGAAAAATTGAACCTGGGAATTGCAAGAAAAAAGGTGTTGAAAGCTTTGATTGTGACAAAGAAAGGGCAATTTATGAAGCTATGGTGAAATTGAAAGGGGTTaatttggttgtttttagggttTTGTTGTGTGGGGTAAGTGATGGAAGTGTTGATCATCTAGGTTTGTTGAATTCTTCTGAATTGGAGGGATTTGATTTGGGGTTTGGTGGAAATTTGATGGTTAAGGAGATTGAAGAGGTGAATGTTACAGTGAAAGAGGTTGAAGATGGTTTGATTGAAGGTAGAAAGAGCAGTAACTCTAAATTAGCAGCagaagaattgaagaacaaattgGGTGAACTTGAGAATTTACTGGAAATGGTGAATAAAGAGGTTAATTGCTTATTCTCTGAGGTTTTGGCTAGGAGAAGTGAGTTAATCAATTGTCTTAGGCTTTGTAAAAGTAACAATTAG
- the LOC110803891 gene encoding agamous-like MADS-box protein AGL15 — MGRGKIEIKKIENANSRQVTFSKRRSGLLKKAHELAVLCDAEVALIIFSSTGRLFEFSSSSMKRTLSRYKNAQETSDVTTGKTTLVIEGEDLKEIDSLKDEITKLQLRQMRMLGKDLSGLSMKELQQLEKQLNESLLSVKAKKDQLLMEQLEHSRIQEQRALLENETLRRQISELRGYHTPSERPEPMYLEYYPISTKVSSGTNGTSGFDGGCNSELDKTDSDVTLHLGLPCDNIRKRKATESECGSPEVSL, encoded by the exons ATGGGTCGTGGAAAGATTGAGATAAAGAAGATCGAAAATGCAAATAGCAGACAAGTTACATTCTCAAAACGCCGTTCTGGGTTGCTCAAAAAAGCTCATGAACTTGCTGTTCTTTGTGATGCTGAGGTTGCTCTTATCATCTTTTCTAGTACTGGAAGACTTTTTGAGTTCTCTAGCTCCAG CATGAAAAGAACGCTTTCGAGGTACAAGAATGCTCAGGAAACTTCTGATGTCACAACTGGAAAAACAACGCTCGTGATTGAG GGAGAAGATTTGAAGGAGATTGATAGTCTGAAAGACGAGATAACAAAGCTCCAATTGAGACAAAT GAGGATGCTGGGTAAAGATTTATCAGGCTTGAGCATGAAAGAACTGCAGCAGCTGGAAAAGCAACTCAATGAAAGTTTACTGTCTGTAAAAGCTAAGAAG GACCAACTTCTGATGGAACAACTCGAGCATTCACGAATACAG GAGCAGAGGGCGTTGCTAGAGAATGAGACTTTACGCAGACAA ATTTCTGAGCTTAGAGGATATCATACACCATCTGAACGCCCGGAACCTATGTATCTGGAGTACTACCCCATATCAACCAAGGTTTCTTCTGGGACCAACGGGACTTCAGGTTTTGATGGAGGCTGCAACAGTGAACTCGACAAAACAGATTCTGATGTTACCTTGCACCTAGG GCTACCATGTGACAACATTCGAAAGAGGAAAGCAACCGAGAGTGAGTGTGGAAGCCCAGAAGTGTCTCTCTGA